A single window of Armatimonadota bacterium DNA harbors:
- the deoC gene encoding deoxyribose-phosphate aldolase: MGLLSRTELARRIDHTLLRPDATPADVERVCREALEWRFAAVVVNPLYLPQVARFLAGSPIAPCAVIDFPLGAGTREDRRTQAEHALAAGARELDVVQPVGLLKAGLDDLVLEQLGAVVEPARRAGALVKVILETALLTPEETVRSCRLAVEVGAHFVKTSTGFGVPGATEEVVSRIRAAVGPRIGVKAAGGIRDYASACRMLVAGADRIGTSRGVEVVRGAPEP, from the coding sequence GTGGGTCTGCTCTCCCGAACCGAGCTCGCGCGGCGCATTGACCATACGCTGCTGAGGCCCGACGCCACGCCCGCGGACGTGGAGCGCGTGTGTCGGGAAGCCCTTGAGTGGCGCTTCGCCGCGGTGGTGGTCAACCCCCTCTACCTCCCGCAGGTGGCCCGGTTCCTTGCGGGATCGCCCATCGCTCCGTGTGCGGTGATCGATTTCCCCCTGGGCGCTGGGACGCGGGAGGATCGGCGAACCCAGGCGGAGCATGCGCTGGCCGCGGGGGCACGGGAGCTCGACGTGGTCCAGCCCGTGGGCCTCCTCAAGGCTGGACTGGACGACCTGGTCCTGGAGCAGCTGGGCGCGGTGGTGGAGCCCGCACGACGGGCAGGCGCCCTGGTGAAGGTGATCCTGGAGACTGCCCTCCTGACCCCTGAGGAGACCGTCCGCTCCTGCCGCTTGGCGGTGGAAGTGGGCGCACACTTCGTCAAGACCTCCACGGGGTTTGGCGTACCCGGTGCCACGGAGGAGGTAGTTTCCCGCATCCGGGCCGCGGTAGGACCCCGGATAGGTGTCAAAGCCGCGGGAGGCATCCGCGACTACGCCAGCGCCTGCCGGATGCTCGTAGCGGGTGCAGACCGCATCGGGACCAGCCGCGGGGTGGAGGTGGTGCGGGGGGCGCCGGAGCCGTAG
- a CDS encoding nucleoside hydrolase, whose product MRRLLVDSDGTADDLLALLIAARIPEVDVVAITAVGGAVRVSQAAENLLYGSELAGLHRTAVYSGCEGPLVRPPTPFEAMYGRTGLGTFTPPKPKGRPEGPHAVDAILSLARHYRRDLHVVCLGPLTNLAAALIQSPRLGDALGQVYVYGGALQDGNITPAAEYNFYADPEAAALVLRSGLPLTLVPWDTARAALAMRPQDIHRIRASGTREGRFFLEATRSMAEYCRRTLRLPGSVLGAVVAMVVAVDPAVVREEVQIRVDVEARGELTRGALVSDPAGLSRQPANVRLVRACDGDRIREHLFSAMGAPPVPEAGEELPAEAVEPSSEPSTDSSPA is encoded by the coding sequence ATGCGTCGCCTACTCGTGGACAGCGATGGAACGGCAGACGACCTTCTCGCACTGCTCATCGCGGCCCGGATTCCCGAGGTGGACGTGGTGGCGATCACCGCGGTGGGGGGCGCGGTTCGGGTGTCCCAGGCCGCGGAGAACCTGCTCTACGGCTCCGAGCTCGCAGGGCTCCATCGGACCGCGGTCTACTCCGGATGCGAGGGGCCGCTTGTCCGACCGCCCACGCCCTTTGAAGCCATGTACGGCCGTACAGGACTGGGAACCTTTACTCCCCCGAAACCGAAGGGAAGACCGGAAGGCCCCCACGCGGTGGACGCCATCCTGTCCCTGGCACGACACTACCGGCGCGACCTCCACGTGGTGTGCCTGGGACCCCTCACCAACCTGGCGGCCGCCCTCATTCAGTCCCCTCGACTGGGAGACGCTCTTGGTCAGGTGTACGTATACGGAGGAGCCCTCCAGGACGGGAACATCACCCCCGCGGCCGAGTACAACTTCTACGCGGACCCAGAAGCCGCGGCCCTGGTGCTTCGGAGTGGCCTGCCCCTGACCCTGGTCCCCTGGGACACCGCCCGGGCGGCGCTCGCCATGCGGCCCCAGGACATCCACCGCATCCGGGCGAGCGGTACCCGGGAAGGTAGGTTCTTCCTGGAGGCCACCCGTTCCATGGCGGAGTATTGCCGGCGTACCCTGCGCCTGCCGGGGTCCGTGCTGGGGGCGGTGGTGGCCATGGTCGTGGCCGTGGATCCCGCGGTGGTTCGAGAGGAGGTTCAGATCCGGGTGGATGTGGAAGCGCGGGGGGAGCTTACCCGGGGAGCCTTGGTCTCCGATCCCGCGGGCCTGAGCCGCCAACCGGCCAACGTGCGTCTGGTGCGCGCCTGCGATGGGGATCGAATCCGGGAGCATCTCTTCTCGGCCATGGGGGCTCCGCCTGTTCCAGAGGCCGGGGAGGAACTCCCTGCGGAGGCGGTGGAGCCTTCTTCGGAACCCTCCACGGACTCCTCACCCGCGTGA
- the hisZ gene encoding ATP phosphoribosyltransferase regulatory subunit, with protein MRSKQWPPRWLRVPAGTRDVLPEEAEALRQLEHRLLELFQRWGYREVRTPVLEFLSTVERGVGVEGPNTLFVLVDRTGELLALRPEMTVPIARLVATHGQERARLSYVAEVFRVRDISRGEEREFVQAGVERIGDRGPDADAEVVALAVWALRKAGIEGFRIGLGHAGFLRGLLEAVGLDAEDQHAAQLLLYRRDFVTLQGLLEDAPAAVREAILHLPSWRGPDALDRAARLGIAPQALEEVERLLEALRPYGVGEEVEVDLGLIRDFEYYTGIVFEGYVQGLGRPVLGGGRYDGLLVRFGADRPAVGFALHLNRLLPVLPLSVPSAVLSIVYAPRFRDLAVRLALALRAEGIPVLTDPWPQPRVRVPCIMLEDKEARVCSRQGRERVVVPELHLLVQEAIEAWKS; from the coding sequence ATGCGGTCGAAGCAGTGGCCTCCACGCTGGCTCCGGGTCCCCGCGGGGACCCGGGACGTGCTGCCGGAGGAGGCAGAAGCCCTCCGCCAGTTGGAGCACCGGTTGCTGGAGCTCTTCCAGCGGTGGGGATATCGTGAGGTGCGGACGCCTGTGCTGGAGTTCCTGAGCACCGTGGAGCGGGGAGTGGGGGTGGAGGGACCAAACACCTTGTTCGTGCTGGTGGATCGTACGGGGGAGCTGCTGGCCCTCCGGCCGGAGATGACCGTCCCCATCGCGCGCCTGGTGGCCACCCACGGGCAGGAGCGGGCCCGCCTCTCGTACGTGGCAGAGGTGTTCCGGGTACGGGACATCTCCCGCGGGGAAGAGCGGGAGTTCGTGCAGGCGGGGGTAGAGCGGATCGGGGATCGGGGCCCAGACGCGGACGCGGAGGTGGTCGCCCTGGCGGTGTGGGCCCTACGGAAAGCGGGGATCGAGGGGTTCCGGATCGGGTTGGGTCACGCGGGATTCCTGCGGGGGCTGCTGGAGGCCGTGGGGCTGGATGCGGAGGACCAGCACGCGGCACAGCTGCTCCTATACCGCCGGGACTTCGTGACCCTCCAGGGTCTGCTGGAAGACGCACCCGCAGCCGTCCGGGAGGCCATCCTGCACCTTCCGTCCTGGCGGGGGCCGGATGCCCTGGACCGCGCGGCGCGGCTGGGGATCGCTCCACAGGCCCTGGAGGAGGTGGAGCGCCTCCTGGAGGCCCTTCGGCCGTACGGCGTGGGCGAGGAGGTGGAGGTGGATTTGGGGCTTATCCGGGACTTCGAGTACTATACGGGGATCGTGTTCGAGGGGTATGTGCAGGGCTTGGGCCGGCCCGTGTTGGGTGGAGGACGCTATGACGGTCTGCTGGTGCGGTTCGGGGCGGATCGTCCCGCGGTCGGCTTCGCCCTGCACCTGAACCGACTGCTCCCTGTCCTCCCCCTATCCGTACCCTCCGCGGTGCTCTCCATCGTGTACGCTCCTCGGTTCCGGGATCTCGCGGTCCGGCTCGCGCTCGCGCTGCGGGCGGAGGGGATCCCGGTGCTCACGGATCCGTGGCCGCAGCCGAGGGTCCGCGTACCGTGTATCATGTTGGAAGATAAGGAGGCCCGCGTATGCTCCCGGCAGGGCCGGGAGCGCGTGGTGGTTCCCGAGCTCCACCTGCTGGTTCAGGAGGCCATCGAGGCGTGGAAATCCTGA
- the hisG gene encoding ATP phosphoribosyltransferase, with the protein MEILTVAIPSGRLFEPSLRRLEAAGLARSVVPEDRSLLVTWPELRTRILVAKPVDLVTYVERGAADCGIVGKDILLEQDHEVYELLDLGFGRCRGVVAFPPALLPEWARPTRVLRIATKYPHIAERFFWERGRAVDIIRLWGSVELAPRVGLSDGILDLVMTGRTLRANGLVEAEEVFTSTARLVVNRVALRAKADRIQELLERLRAGQGVFVEHS; encoded by the coding sequence GTGGAAATCCTGACCGTGGCGATTCCCTCTGGCCGGCTCTTCGAGCCGAGCCTCCGCCGGCTCGAGGCCGCAGGACTTGCCCGCTCCGTGGTCCCCGAGGACCGGAGCCTCCTGGTGACCTGGCCGGAGCTGCGGACCCGGATCCTGGTGGCGAAGCCCGTGGACCTGGTGACCTACGTGGAACGGGGGGCCGCGGACTGCGGCATCGTGGGGAAGGACATCCTGCTGGAGCAGGACCACGAGGTGTACGAACTCCTGGACCTGGGCTTCGGCCGGTGCCGGGGCGTGGTGGCCTTCCCCCCTGCGCTTCTCCCCGAGTGGGCGCGGCCCACCCGGGTGCTGCGCATTGCCACCAAGTACCCGCACATCGCGGAGCGCTTCTTCTGGGAGCGGGGTCGAGCGGTGGACATCATCCGCCTATGGGGTTCCGTGGAGTTGGCCCCCCGGGTGGGGCTCAGTGACGGCATCCTGGATCTGGTGATGACGGGACGAACCCTACGGGCGAACGGGCTCGTGGAGGCGGAGGAGGTGTTCACCAGCACCGCCCGGCTGGTGGTGAACCGGGTGGCCCTGCGGGCCAAAGCGGACCGGATCCAGGAGCTGTTGGAACGGCTGCGGGCCGGCCAGGGCGTTTTCGTGGAGCATTCCTGA
- the hisD gene encoding histidinol dehydrogenase, with protein MRILRLWEIPPVELRRLVGRSQDRVLSQEVSRTVRDILEDVRSRGDEAVLEATRRFDGVALTPERLRVDRSEIRAAYEQVEGGVRAALEAAIARVRRFSEWLRPPEEQGEELEPGLRVGVRVTPLASVGAYIPSGKGSFPSTVVTMLGPAVVAGVEEIVLLVPPRSGGAVDPATLVAADLLGIERIYRANGPAGIAALAVGTATFPRVEAVIGPGNPYVVAMQMLVQILGVRMLALLGPTEIVVLADHEADPHLVALDLLNEAEHGSDSAALLVTPSEALAWEVHARLQALVERLPEPRRTYARDALSELGGILLTRDLEEAVAFVNLYAPEHLVVHAREAWDLVRGVRHAGEILLGPHTPPSAANYAIGVPAALPTGGAARFTSAVTVWTYLKITSMAQLSGEALVRLRPVVERLGHYEGFPAHVMSVRERGGLGP; from the coding sequence ATGCGGATCCTGCGCTTGTGGGAGATCCCCCCCGTGGAGCTGCGCCGCCTGGTGGGCCGGTCTCAGGATCGGGTGCTCTCCCAGGAGGTCAGCCGTACCGTCCGGGACATTCTGGAGGACGTCCGGAGCCGAGGGGACGAGGCGGTGCTGGAGGCCACCCGCCGGTTCGATGGGGTGGCGCTGACCCCTGAGCGGTTGCGGGTGGATCGCTCGGAGATCCGGGCTGCATACGAACAGGTGGAGGGAGGCGTCCGGGCCGCCCTGGAAGCCGCCATCGCCCGGGTGCGGCGCTTCAGCGAGTGGCTGCGCCCTCCTGAGGAGCAGGGGGAGGAGCTGGAGCCGGGTCTCCGAGTTGGGGTCCGCGTCACCCCGTTGGCCTCCGTGGGCGCGTACATCCCCTCTGGAAAGGGCAGCTTTCCCTCCACGGTGGTGACCATGCTCGGTCCCGCGGTGGTGGCGGGCGTGGAGGAGATCGTGCTCCTGGTGCCGCCCCGCTCGGGAGGAGCCGTGGATCCTGCAACCCTGGTGGCCGCGGATCTCCTGGGCATCGAGCGGATCTATCGGGCCAACGGGCCCGCGGGCATCGCGGCCCTGGCGGTGGGAACCGCCACCTTTCCCCGGGTGGAGGCGGTGATAGGACCGGGGAATCCGTACGTGGTGGCCATGCAGATGCTGGTGCAGATCCTGGGCGTGCGGATGCTGGCGCTGTTGGGCCCCACGGAGATCGTGGTGCTGGCGGACCACGAGGCAGACCCCCACCTGGTGGCCCTGGACCTCCTCAACGAGGCGGAGCACGGAAGTGACTCCGCCGCCCTCCTCGTCACCCCCTCTGAAGCCCTTGCCTGGGAGGTCCACGCACGCCTGCAGGCCCTCGTAGAACGTCTCCCCGAGCCCCGCCGTACCTATGCCCGGGACGCCCTCTCGGAACTCGGCGGGATCCTCCTCACCCGGGATCTGGAGGAGGCGGTGGCGTTCGTGAACCTGTATGCGCCGGAGCACTTGGTGGTCCATGCCCGGGAGGCGTGGGACTTGGTGCGCGGGGTGCGGCATGCGGGGGAGATTCTCCTTGGGCCGCACACCCCGCCGAGCGCCGCCAATTACGCCATCGGAGTTCCCGCGGCCCTGCCCACGGGGGGAGCTGCTCGGTTCACCTCCGCGGTCACCGTATGGACGTACCTGAAGATCACCTCCATGGCCCAGCTGAGCGGAGAGGCTCTGGTACGGCTGCGGCCGGTGGTGGAACGACTGGGGCACTACGAGGGGTTTCCCGCGCACGTCATGAGCGTGCGGGAACGGGGAGGTCTTGGGCCGTGA
- the hisC gene encoding histidinol-phosphate transaminase: MREVRARPEIQALPEYRLRGQQGEVKLNQNELPYDLPEEIKREVVEALLERPWNRYPPMRAERLQALLAAMSGLREEQIVLANGSNEAILGLLQAFATSGVVVLPQPGYSMARPLAVVAGAEVREIPLRPDLTLDPEAVVAAARDAHMVFLASPNNPTGRAVPREGIAWIAARTEALVVVDEAYWGFFPDHARSLVGTPEYERHTAVGLLGEFPNLAVVRTASKAFGLAGARVGWVMGGRELSAILLRTLPPYNLDVFAQLAVEAVIRRPELVRSRIARVVAERERVFTELQAMGVRVYPSDANFLLFRCRDASAVFEYLAAQGILVRDVSHYPQLEGCLRVTIGTPEENDRFLHALRRCTGVAG, from the coding sequence GTGAGGGAAGTTCGAGCCCGTCCCGAGATCCAGGCCCTCCCCGAGTACCGGCTTCGGGGACAGCAGGGGGAGGTGAAGCTCAACCAGAACGAGCTGCCCTACGACCTTCCCGAGGAGATCAAACGGGAGGTGGTGGAAGCCCTGCTCGAGCGGCCGTGGAACCGCTATCCCCCCATGCGGGCGGAGCGGCTGCAGGCGCTCCTCGCGGCCATGAGCGGCCTCCGGGAGGAGCAGATCGTTCTCGCGAACGGCTCCAACGAGGCCATCTTGGGCTTGCTCCAGGCCTTTGCCACGTCCGGCGTGGTGGTGCTACCGCAGCCGGGCTACTCCATGGCCCGCCCCCTCGCGGTGGTGGCGGGAGCAGAGGTGCGGGAGATCCCGCTTCGACCGGACCTCACCCTGGACCCCGAGGCGGTGGTCGCGGCCGCCCGGGACGCCCACATGGTCTTCCTCGCATCCCCCAATAATCCCACGGGACGGGCCGTTCCCCGGGAGGGGATCGCCTGGATCGCGGCCCGTACGGAGGCCCTGGTGGTGGTGGACGAGGCCTACTGGGGCTTCTTTCCGGATCACGCCCGCAGCCTGGTGGGGACGCCCGAGTACGAGCGGCACACCGCGGTGGGGTTGCTGGGGGAGTTCCCCAACCTAGCGGTGGTGCGCACGGCCTCGAAGGCCTTTGGCCTCGCGGGTGCCCGGGTGGGATGGGTCATGGGGGGCCGAGAGCTCAGCGCCATCCTCCTCCGGACCCTTCCGCCGTACAACCTGGACGTGTTTGCGCAGCTGGCGGTGGAAGCGGTGATCAGGCGTCCCGAGCTCGTCCGCTCCCGCATCGCGCGGGTCGTGGCGGAGCGAGAACGGGTGTTCACAGAGCTCCAGGCCATGGGGGTACGGGTCTATCCCAGCGACGCCAACTTCCTCCTGTTCCGGTGCAGGGACGCCTCCGCGGTCTTCGAGTACCTGGCCGCGCAGGGAATCCTGGTCCGGGACGTTTCCCATTACCCGCAGCTGGAGGGGTGTCTCCGCGTCACCATCGGGACACCAGAGGAGAACGATCGGTTCCTGCACGCCCTCCGGAGATGCACGGGGGTGGCGGGATGA
- the hisB gene encoding imidazoleglycerol-phosphate dehydratase HisB, whose product MREAEAARITTETRVRVHLRLDGVGEHRIHTNVPFLDHLLAQWARHGRFDLAVEAAGDLEVDAHHTVEDVGIVLGDAFRQALGEGTGIARFSSLHAAMDEALVLCAVDVSGRSYLHYDVRFPVPYVGRFSTELVEEFWRAFVSHARITLHLVLLHGHNAHHIAEALFKGCGVVLGQAVRVVGGGIPSTKGVL is encoded by the coding sequence ATGAGGGAGGCGGAGGCGGCACGGATCACCACAGAGACTCGGGTGCGGGTCCACCTCCGGCTCGACGGGGTCGGAGAGCACCGGATCCACACGAACGTGCCCTTCCTGGACCACCTCCTCGCCCAGTGGGCGCGGCACGGCAGGTTCGACCTGGCGGTGGAGGCGGCCGGGGACCTGGAGGTGGATGCGCACCACACGGTGGAGGACGTAGGAATTGTGCTCGGGGATGCCTTCCGTCAGGCCCTGGGAGAAGGGACGGGGATCGCCCGGTTCAGCAGCCTCCACGCGGCCATGGACGAGGCCCTGGTGCTGTGCGCGGTGGACGTCAGCGGGCGCAGCTACCTCCACTACGACGTGCGGTTCCCGGTTCCGTACGTGGGGCGCTTCTCTACCGAGCTCGTGGAGGAGTTCTGGAGGGCATTCGTCTCGCATGCCCGCATCACCCTGCACCTCGTGCTCCTGCACGGCCACAACGCGCACCACATCGCGGAGGCCCTGTTCAAGGGGTGCGGGGTGGTGCTCGGGCAGGCGGTACGGGTGGTGGGAGGAGGCATCCCCTCCACCAAGGGGGTTCTGTAG
- the hisH gene encoding imidazole glycerol phosphate synthase subunit HisH — MRVAVVDYGAGNLRSVLRALEYVGFRTRLVARPEELEGEEGIVLPGVGAFGPAMHRLREAGFVDALRVAVERNRWLVGLCLGMQLLFEESEEEGRHEGLGLLQGRVVRLPAGLKVPHMGWNTLEFARPSPVTAAIRPGSHVYFVHSYYALAEASQVVAWTEYGVRIPAIVAFGRVVGFQFHPEKSGQVGLALLRGLREAVRA, encoded by the coding sequence GTGCGGGTCGCGGTGGTGGACTACGGCGCGGGGAACCTGCGGAGCGTCCTGCGGGCCCTGGAGTACGTGGGCTTTCGAACCCGCTTGGTGGCCCGTCCGGAGGAGTTGGAGGGGGAAGAGGGGATCGTCCTCCCGGGAGTGGGGGCCTTCGGCCCCGCGATGCACCGTTTGCGGGAAGCGGGGTTTGTGGATGCGCTGCGCGTGGCGGTGGAAAGGAATCGGTGGCTGGTGGGCCTGTGCCTGGGGATGCAGCTCCTGTTCGAGGAAAGCGAGGAGGAAGGTCGGCACGAGGGGCTGGGACTCCTACAGGGCCGTGTGGTGCGGCTGCCGGCAGGGCTGAAGGTCCCGCACATGGGGTGGAACACCCTGGAGTTCGCGCGGCCCTCCCCTGTTACGGCCGCCATTCGACCCGGAAGCCACGTGTACTTCGTGCACTCCTACTACGCCCTCGCGGAGGCCTCACAGGTGGTGGCCTGGACCGAATACGGCGTCCGGATCCCGGCCATCGTCGCCTTCGGCCGCGTGGTGGGGTTTCAGTTCCATCCGGAGAAGAGTGGCCAGGTGGGGCTTGCCCTGCTGAGAGGCCTGCGGGAAGCAGTCCGCGCATGA